One stretch of Thermanaerosceptrum fracticalcis DNA includes these proteins:
- a CDS encoding aspartyl-phosphate phosphatase Spo0E family protein, protein MGVEYSGRREGAAVNIFAIHKKIALLRARLLESGEKYGLLAPQTVLLSQELDRLVVLVQKKLKSERGALVFECVLCGMVGLFRDIVFILRA, encoded by the coding sequence ATGGGCGTTGAATATAGCGGACGTAGAGAAGGAGCTGCTGTAAACATCTTTGCGATTCACAAAAAAATAGCCTTGTTGCGGGCCAGGCTTCTCGAATCCGGGGAAAAGTACGGGCTTTTGGCCCCGCAAACGGTTTTGCTGAGCCAGGAACTGGACCGGCTCGTAGTGCTTGTGCAAAAAAAATTGAAATCCGAAAGGGGGGCATTGGTTTTTGAGTGCGTACTTTGCGGCATGGTTGGCCTTTTTAGGGACATTGTTTTTATTCTTCGGGCTTGA
- a CDS encoding CpaF family protein: MDVPKRFIELAAMRSALDELSKTDWDILRKKAQERAMQKVPREYLGKYRDPEAKKLVKYQVLEVIEEYKPGLDINVRQTLAERLTNEISGYGPLEKLLDDKEITEILIERWDKVVIEKDGILQETDIKFDSEEHLALIVERMITPLGRRLDYSSPMVDARLPDGSRINAVAPPVAVHGLQVAVRKFKPNLSMENLIEYGAVSRELAEALKACVQARMSFVISGGTGSGKSTFLNALAEFIPRHLSIITIENPVELRLNHPRVRSWEAKPPNIEGKGEINQLALVINALRARPDIIIVGEVRGPEAFALLQALNTGHSGSMTTAHANNTVDAMKRLVSMVASAGQLSPALIPAYVASGIDMVVQLSRMPDGSRKLLEVAEVVGEENGEVVINPLVKYVVDGYDEKGKVVGRWEETGNRFTRLHRFKEAKVEWPGWLGGGQD; the protein is encoded by the coding sequence TTGGACGTTCCAAAACGATTTATAGAACTGGCGGCGATGCGGTCCGCCTTGGATGAGTTATCCAAAACGGACTGGGACATCCTGCGTAAAAAAGCCCAGGAAAGGGCCATGCAGAAAGTCCCCAGGGAATACCTGGGCAAGTACCGGGACCCGGAAGCCAAAAAACTGGTGAAATACCAGGTACTTGAAGTTATCGAAGAATATAAGCCGGGCTTGGATATAAACGTCAGGCAAACACTAGCGGAAAGATTGACCAATGAAATATCGGGCTACGGGCCTTTGGAAAAACTCCTGGACGACAAGGAAATAACGGAAATTCTCATAGAAAGGTGGGACAAGGTGGTTATAGAAAAAGACGGGATTTTGCAGGAAACCGATATAAAATTCGACTCTGAGGAACACCTGGCCCTCATTGTCGAGAGGATGATAACGCCGTTAGGCCGGAGGCTGGACTATTCGTCGCCGATGGTGGACGCAAGACTTCCGGACGGGTCCCGGATCAATGCCGTGGCTCCGCCTGTGGCCGTACACGGCTTACAGGTTGCCGTAAGGAAATTCAAGCCCAACTTGAGCATGGAAAACCTGATCGAATACGGGGCCGTAAGCCGGGAACTGGCCGAAGCACTCAAGGCTTGCGTGCAGGCAAGAATGTCTTTTGTCATCAGCGGCGGCACCGGCAGCGGAAAATCCACTTTTCTGAACGCCCTGGCGGAATTCATCCCTCGTCATCTTTCGATTATAACCATTGAAAACCCCGTGGAACTCAGGCTAAACCATCCCAGGGTGCGGTCCTGGGAGGCCAAGCCGCCCAATATCGAGGGGAAAGGCGAAATAAACCAGTTGGCCTTGGTTATAAACGCATTACGGGCCAGGCCGGACATAATCATCGTAGGCGAGGTAAGGGGTCCTGAAGCCTTTGCTTTATTGCAGGCCCTTAATACGGGTCACTCCGGCAGCATGACCACCGCCCACGCCAACAATACCGTGGATGCCATGAAAAGGCTGGTCTCGATGGTAGCCTCCGCAGGGCAGTTATCTCCAGCCCTTATTCCCGCATATGTGGCATCGGGGATTGATATGGTCGTGCAGTTGTCGAGGATGCCGGACGGCAGCCGAAAGCTCCTGGAAGTGGCGGAAGTCGTAGGCGAAGAAAACGGAGAAGTGGTCATAAACCCGTTGGTCAAGTATGTTGTAGACGGATATGACGAAAAAGGCAAAGTCGTAGGTCGCTGGGAAGAAACCGGCAACCGATTTACAAGGCTGCACAGATTCAAAGAGGCGAAAGTGGAGTGGCCGGGCTGGCTGGGAGGTGGGCAGGATTGA
- a CDS encoding AAA family ATPase: MKTEGSTVHLAIADHDMEWMMQALQGLNSHKQIKVTVFANTGRDLVERVASMDVDAVLMEYSMPDMTAVEVVKKLAEDSPGTLIFAVTNSLTEQLLRTAKSAGVKEVFFKPNFSPAEAGNRIVAEVDAFRRELSLAAQKHGRIEKGTGPIGVKIQKEYVTRTLKQVVVLTHNIKGGVGKSTIAVNLAAAIKMSPYYSGQRVCLVDFDCGGANVATYCHINDNATYNRNIYNWLSVSPDVSAREVEEMLIKGPQGIMIAAAPINLAHAEKISYDLADKILKILKNYFTVIVIDGAPNLSAPIDSAMLHATHILLVANAEGQSVRQLAKTVALFSPEPDFPEKPDMSHILNKMFLVVNYAQAPTEYDLKKADIASVVGRPLIAEIPYDKTVRKALHGPYEKVAVELDPGSDFSLAIKKLSNDICGAYPDGIRGEDDEKKPSKGLFSRLLGR; the protein is encoded by the coding sequence ATGAAAACAGAAGGAAGCACAGTTCACCTGGCGATTGCCGACCATGACATGGAATGGATGATGCAGGCCCTTCAGGGCTTGAACAGCCACAAGCAGATAAAAGTTACGGTGTTTGCCAATACGGGCCGGGACCTGGTGGAAAGAGTTGCCTCAATGGATGTCGATGCCGTGCTGATGGAATATTCAATGCCGGACATGACGGCGGTAGAGGTTGTAAAAAAACTGGCGGAAGATTCTCCAGGGACACTAATTTTTGCCGTCACTAACTCCTTGACCGAACAGCTTTTGCGGACGGCTAAAAGTGCCGGGGTCAAGGAAGTCTTTTTCAAGCCCAACTTCTCACCTGCCGAAGCCGGGAACCGCATAGTGGCCGAAGTTGACGCCTTCCGGAGGGAACTGAGTCTGGCCGCCCAAAAACACGGGCGGATCGAAAAAGGCACAGGCCCTATCGGGGTGAAAATCCAGAAGGAATATGTAACCCGTACCCTAAAACAGGTGGTGGTGCTGACCCACAACATCAAGGGCGGGGTAGGGAAATCCACTATAGCCGTCAACTTGGCGGCAGCCATCAAAATGAGCCCTTACTACTCCGGCCAAAGAGTTTGTCTGGTGGACTTTGACTGCGGCGGGGCCAATGTAGCCACCTATTGCCACATAAACGATAACGCCACATATAACAGAAACATCTATAACTGGCTGAGCGTTTCTCCGGACGTATCCGCAAGAGAGGTGGAGGAGATGCTCATAAAAGGTCCCCAGGGCATAATGATTGCGGCGGCACCCATCAACCTGGCCCATGCGGAGAAGATAAGCTATGACCTGGCGGACAAGATACTGAAAATACTCAAAAACTACTTTACGGTGATAGTGATAGACGGGGCACCCAACCTTTCAGCCCCCATAGATTCCGCCATGCTCCACGCAACCCATATTTTGCTTGTGGCCAATGCGGAAGGGCAAAGTGTAAGGCAGTTGGCCAAAACGGTGGCCCTGTTTTCCCCTGAGCCTGATTTTCCCGAAAAACCCGACATGAGCCACATCTTGAATAAAATGTTCTTGGTCGTCAACTACGCCCAGGCTCCTACGGAATACGACTTGAAGAAAGCCGATATAGCGAGCGTCGTGGGCAGACCGTTGATTGCCGAAATTCCGTATGACAAAACCGTGAGGAAAGCCTTGCACGGACCATATGAAAAAGTGGCGGTGGAACTTGATCCTGGTTCCGACTTCTCTCTTGCCATAAAGAAGTTGTCCAACGATATTTGCGGAGCCTATCCGGACGGGATCAGGGGAGAGGATGACGAGAAAAAACCCTCTAAGGGGCTTTTCAGCAGGCTTTTGGGGAGATGA
- a CDS encoding copper amine oxidase N-terminal domain-containing protein, with protein MELRTNILQKKQKRSGFMFKKIMFMLLVALVVLVPASEAFASMESPIYIFVDGVKVGFPDQKPYVDENSRTLVPVRFVSEALGAKVGWEAKKSEVTVTDNAIGRTIKLWINRADYTINGKSHQMDTKAVLTAAGRTMVPFRFVSEALGCEVNYENVEGYGVIFNFTKKFTGNKEEIMEKIRNQVRREALGQFREVSQAEMKKGLEIEGLVTKTELNGHYWTKTIGPELQLAEVSYDELPVSIPANDMPLIIYDVWIDENYGGYDWRFNGPAGAIFVKANKNFKANIVCFDGEFRGGRPAVPIDENGKYNPNYRNGQIGIFEISLNGGGDRATVGDQKPLPKATKENLKWFVFYDDSFEVSSYSLSGVYIKNPYYKGE; from the coding sequence TTGGAATTAAGAACAAATATTTTACAAAAAAAACAAAAAAGGAGTGGTTTTATGTTCAAAAAAATCATGTTTATGTTGTTGGTGGCTTTAGTTGTTTTAGTACCGGCAAGCGAAGCGTTTGCCAGCATGGAATCCCCCATTTATATTTTCGTTGACGGCGTGAAAGTAGGTTTCCCGGACCAAAAACCGTACGTAGATGAGAACAGCCGAACTCTGGTTCCTGTGCGGTTTGTCAGTGAAGCACTGGGAGCCAAAGTCGGCTGGGAGGCCAAAAAAAGCGAAGTTACCGTAACGGACAACGCTATTGGCAGGACCATCAAGCTGTGGATCAACAGAGCCGACTACACCATCAACGGCAAGAGCCACCAGATGGACACCAAGGCGGTGTTGACTGCGGCAGGACGGACTATGGTGCCCTTCCGTTTTGTTTCCGAAGCCCTGGGCTGTGAAGTGAACTACGAGAACGTGGAAGGTTACGGCGTAATTTTCAACTTCACCAAAAAATTCACCGGGAACAAAGAAGAAATCATGGAGAAGATACGCAATCAGGTGAGACGTGAAGCGTTGGGCCAGTTTCGTGAAGTGAGCCAGGCGGAGATGAAGAAGGGGCTGGAGATCGAGGGGTTGGTCACGAAAACCGAACTCAACGGACATTACTGGACAAAAACAATCGGCCCTGAACTGCAACTGGCGGAAGTGAGCTATGACGAACTGCCGGTGAGCATCCCGGCCAATGACATGCCGTTAATAATATACGACGTTTGGATTGACGAAAACTACGGAGGTTACGACTGGCGTTTCAACGGCCCGGCCGGAGCGATTTTTGTCAAAGCTAACAAAAATTTTAAAGCCAATATTGTCTGCTTCGACGGAGAGTTCAGGGGCGGGCGTCCTGCCGTGCCCATTGACGAGAACGGGAAATACAACCCCAACTACAGAAACGGTCAGATCGGGATTTTTGAAATAAGTCTTAACGGCGGTGGGGACCGTGCTACAGTAGGTGACCAAAAGCCTTTGCCCAAGGCCACCAAAGAGAATTTGAAGTGGTTTGTTTTCTACGATGACTCATTTGAAGTCAGCTCCTACAGTTTGTCTGGCGTATACATCAAGAACCCGTACTACAAGGGCGAGTAA
- a CDS encoding PD-(D/E)XK nuclease superfamily protein, with translation MSSQGGHANSTGGTLEKSVVGALTSKGFQVVPYRKWIKCPKNYGNELLLTNAPYKTIYNHSGNSEFLLLSNKYNMRIRIECKWQQSAGSVDEKFPYLYLNAVEVMPEAEIIIIVDGGGYKKGAVEWLKSAAAEKKYIKTNNPKKIRIMNLSEFLVWVNTTFR, from the coding sequence ATGAGCAGCCAAGGCGGGCATGCAAATAGTACCGGCGGAACACTGGAAAAATCCGTTGTTGGTGCATTAACAAGCAAGGGCTTCCAAGTGGTTCCTTACAGAAAATGGATTAAATGCCCGAAGAATTACGGGAATGAGTTATTGCTGACAAATGCTCCCTACAAAACCATATACAATCATTCAGGCAATAGTGAATTCCTGTTGTTATCAAATAAGTACAATATGCGTATACGCATTGAGTGTAAATGGCAACAAAGTGCTGGCAGCGTAGATGAGAAATTCCCTTATCTTTATCTCAATGCCGTGGAAGTTATGCCAGAGGCCGAAATCATCATAATTGTCGATGGTGGCGGTTACAAAAAAGGAGCCGTCGAATGGCTCAAGTCGGCAGCCGCAGAAAAAAAATATATAAAGACAAACAACCCCAAAAAAATTCGTATAATGAACTTGTCTGAGTTTTTGGTTTGGGTTAATACAACATTTCGGTAA
- a CDS encoding TadE/TadG family type IV pilus assembly protein, translating into MLFRNQKGSAIIEVAIIFPLMLMVTLAFIYFIELARVGVVMEAAANEGAREFAINANVEDAKTKVVKVLQMGHVSFVGDGFYSIEIDGKAVTVKRKVMTIPFFGNMDMKRTAQYYKEKEYRYYNKGIYGPGYTGNPYKN; encoded by the coding sequence ATGTTGTTCAGGAATCAAAAAGGCTCGGCCATTATTGAAGTTGCAATCATATTCCCCTTAATGTTGATGGTTACGTTGGCGTTTATTTATTTTATCGAACTTGCAAGAGTAGGGGTAGTAATGGAGGCAGCGGCCAATGAAGGAGCAAGGGAATTTGCCATTAACGCTAACGTAGAAGATGCAAAAACAAAAGTCGTAAAAGTATTGCAAATGGGACATGTTTCTTTTGTAGGTGATGGTTTTTACAGCATAGAAATAGACGGCAAAGCAGTTACAGTCAAAAGAAAAGTTATGACTATTCCTTTTTTCGGGAACATGGATATGAAAAGAACAGCCCAATACTACAAAGAAAAAGAATACAGGTACTACAACAAAGGCATTTACGGACCCGGTTATACCGGGAATCCATACAAAAACTAA
- a CDS encoding Dam family site-specific DNA-(adenine-N6)-methyltransferase has product MVRPFLKWPGGKYRITNCIKALLPAGERLVEPFAGSGAVFLNTDYSSYWLNDANSDLINLYCVLQKEGKSFIKYCRSFFTPENNTPERYYELRTVFNTTPDTVLKSALLVYLNRHGYNGLVRYNSQGEYNVPFGQHKKPYFPETEMEYFFHKSQKAKFTIGDFSEVMAAAQPGDVFYCDPPYVPLSSTANFVTYSTGGFSLEQQERLAILAVELSQKGIPVLISNHDTVFTETAYREAKVTKLQVRRSISCNGSNRSKVGEVLALFEGRLGYEQPRRACK; this is encoded by the coding sequence ATGGTACGTCCTTTTTTGAAATGGCCTGGCGGGAAATATCGCATAACAAATTGCATTAAAGCGTTACTGCCGGCAGGAGAACGTCTGGTCGAGCCTTTTGCAGGGTCCGGTGCCGTATTCTTAAATACCGATTATTCTTCATATTGGCTTAATGACGCCAATTCAGACTTAATTAATCTTTATTGTGTGTTGCAAAAAGAAGGCAAAAGTTTTATAAAATACTGCCGTTCTTTTTTTACTCCGGAAAACAATACGCCGGAACGATATTACGAACTACGCACAGTGTTTAATACCACCCCCGACACAGTTTTAAAATCAGCCCTGCTTGTGTATCTTAACCGGCATGGATATAATGGGTTGGTTCGCTATAATTCTCAAGGAGAATATAATGTGCCGTTTGGCCAACACAAAAAACCCTACTTTCCTGAGACTGAAATGGAATATTTTTTCCACAAATCACAAAAAGCCAAATTCACTATAGGCGACTTTTCTGAAGTTATGGCTGCTGCTCAGCCCGGCGATGTTTTTTATTGCGATCCTCCCTATGTACCGCTTTCAAGTACTGCCAATTTTGTTACATACAGCACCGGCGGTTTTTCTCTGGAACAACAAGAACGGTTAGCCATATTAGCTGTCGAACTTTCGCAAAAAGGGATTCCTGTCCTCATATCCAACCACGATACTGTTTTTACAGAAACAGCGTACAGAGAAGCCAAAGTAACTAAACTTCAGGTCCGGCGTTCTATCAGTTGCAATGGTTCAAACCGCAGTAAAGTCGGCGAAGTTTTAGCTCTTTTTGAGGGGAGGCTTGGATATGAGCAGCCAAGGCGGGCATGCAAATAG
- a CDS encoding DNA adenine methylase, which yields MRYPGAKWRLARWIIEQMPSHKVYLEPYFGSGAVLFNKEPQGVEIINDIDGDVVNLFRVMREKPRELAMLVELTPWARDEYENSYFKTGDSLEDARRFLVRCWQAYATRTKYKTGWRHTSYGKSSYMPDLWASIPERIIQVARRLKTVQIENMDAVDLIEKHNHQSVLIYADPPYTLDTRNKLLYAHDMDLKGHEKLLDVLLRHKGPVMLSSYENELYNQKLVGWFKKKITTVAEKGQKKEEVIWTNFSYTRQTIFNF from the coding sequence ATGCGATACCCTGGAGCCAAATGGCGGTTGGCCCGGTGGATTATTGAACAGATGCCCTCGCATAAAGTTTACCTTGAGCCATATTTTGGAAGCGGGGCGGTTCTTTTCAACAAGGAGCCGCAAGGGGTTGAGATTATTAACGACATTGACGGGGATGTGGTTAATTTGTTCAGGGTTATGCGGGAAAAGCCCCGGGAGCTTGCCATGTTGGTTGAATTAACGCCATGGGCCCGTGATGAGTACGAAAACAGTTATTTTAAAACGGGGGACAGTTTGGAGGATGCCAGAAGATTCCTCGTGAGGTGCTGGCAGGCATATGCGACGAGAACAAAATACAAAACCGGATGGAGGCACACATCCTATGGAAAATCTTCATACATGCCCGATCTGTGGGCCTCGATACCGGAAAGAATAATACAAGTTGCCAGGCGACTAAAAACTGTCCAGATCGAGAACATGGACGCTGTCGATCTCATCGAAAAACACAATCACCAATCCGTACTGATATATGCCGATCCGCCGTATACTTTGGACACCAGGAACAAGCTGCTGTATGCCCACGATATGGACTTAAAGGGCCACGAAAAACTGCTTGACGTGCTGCTCCGGCATAAAGGTCCGGTTATGTTGAGTTCTTATGAAAACGAGCTTTACAACCAAAAACTGGTAGGTTGGTTCAAAAAAAAAATAACAACTGTTGCTGAGAAAGGGCAAAAAAAGGAGGAAGTAATTTGGACCAATTTTTCTTACACCCGACAAACTATTTTCAATTTTTAG
- a CDS encoding TadE/TadG family type IV pilus assembly protein: MKQKKGSATIEAAVMLPVFVSVVLGFLFFMGAIKESMALQQAAREGAIYYATYGDSYMAVEKTKKELERGGIDPQQITITPVASGSKKGIVVQKESKVFTGYIESTFLRKEVIIDRLF; the protein is encoded by the coding sequence TTGAAACAAAAAAAAGGTTCAGCTACCATAGAAGCCGCAGTCATGCTGCCAGTTTTTGTTTCAGTTGTTTTGGGTTTTCTGTTTTTCATGGGGGCGATCAAAGAAAGCATGGCTTTACAGCAGGCGGCAAGAGAAGGGGCAATATATTATGCGACCTACGGGGATTCCTACATGGCGGTTGAAAAGACAAAAAAGGAACTCGAAAGAGGAGGAATTGACCCGCAGCAAATAACCATTACTCCGGTTGCAAGCGGCAGCAAGAAGGGTATTGTTGTTCAAAAGGAATCCAAAGTTTTTACTGGTTATATTGAAAGCACGTTTTTGAGAAAAGAGGTTATCATAGACAGGTTGTTTTAG
- a CDS encoding type II secretion system F family protein: MSAYFAAWLAFLGTLFLFFGLELRKNDSILEVYLKPFEKERTGLKDIDWKDVSERIGPVVTSLVPVFNLEKIKQKLVWAGNPYGLTEAGFVGIKICLGITGLLFAITAAMLGIPLILGLMLTVLLYFLPDALLHSKMEKRKKAIYNSLPNMIGLLGMAVNAGLEISTAFETIARRYPPPLGDELRLAWREMATGRARSAALRDIGKRTGVSAVSRFFESIVVAEERGGTNVSATIDDFRRELSDSQRRKMQEEAKKIPTKMLLPLMLCIFVPLVLLLLVPIGISLIKTL; this comes from the coding sequence TTGAGTGCGTACTTTGCGGCATGGTTGGCCTTTTTAGGGACATTGTTTTTATTCTTCGGGCTTGAACTGCGTAAAAACGATTCGATTCTTGAAGTGTATTTGAAACCCTTTGAAAAGGAGAGGACCGGGCTTAAAGACATCGATTGGAAGGACGTATCCGAAAGGATCGGGCCTGTCGTAACCTCCCTTGTTCCTGTGTTCAACCTGGAAAAGATTAAACAAAAACTCGTGTGGGCCGGTAATCCTTACGGATTGACGGAGGCGGGCTTTGTGGGCATAAAAATATGTCTTGGTATTACGGGTCTTTTGTTCGCCATAACCGCCGCCATGCTGGGAATCCCTTTGATACTAGGGCTTATGTTGACCGTTTTGCTTTATTTTCTGCCTGACGCTTTGCTTCACAGCAAAATGGAGAAAAGAAAAAAGGCCATATACAACTCCTTGCCCAACATGATCGGGCTTTTGGGGATGGCGGTAAATGCCGGCTTGGAGATAAGCACGGCCTTTGAAACCATAGCCCGACGTTACCCGCCTCCCTTGGGGGACGAGCTGAGGCTTGCCTGGCGTGAGATGGCAACAGGCCGGGCACGGTCGGCAGCGTTGAGGGATATAGGGAAAAGGACGGGGGTGAGTGCTGTTTCCAGGTTTTTTGAGTCCATAGTAGTAGCGGAGGAAAGGGGTGGTACGAACGTATCCGCAACCATTGACGATTTCAGGAGGGAGCTTTCCGACTCCCAGCGGAGAAAGATGCAGGAGGAAGCCAAAAAGATACCGACAAAGATGCTGTTGCCCTTGATGCTGTGTATATTCGTGCCTTTGGTTTTGCTTTTGCTGGTTCCTATCGGGATAAGTTTGATTAAGACATTGTAA
- a CDS encoding zinc metalloprotease HtpX — protein sequence MYLVEFLQRVAKKSNAGTIIYLILNILIITYLFSDGFNDPEGFLFGIAAYAVSLAVALSPVGEFILRLVTGCRDISTDREAERLQALFKEVHSEVKKKYPELPDDIKLFVNDNPSPNAFAIGRKTVCLNKGILGFSDEQIKGIFAHELAHLAHKDTDLLLVITIGNFIITAIFFITRVFLRLTGTLVAIVNESFGAWITTVLLDLVLVAAMALWTKLGVLLVMYSSRQNEYEADKLAAETGYGENLISALTELKKYDIAEKGILASLAASHPDTEDRIAKLKQLLAGGV from the coding sequence ATGTATCTTGTTGAGTTTTTGCAAAGAGTAGCTAAAAAGTCTAATGCAGGAACGATTATCTATTTGATTCTAAATATTCTCATCATCACTTACCTGTTCAGCGATGGTTTTAACGATCCCGAAGGCTTTCTGTTCGGCATTGCCGCCTATGCCGTATCCCTGGCGGTTGCCCTTTCGCCCGTCGGAGAATTCATTCTTCGTCTGGTCACGGGGTGCAGGGATATTTCGACTGACCGGGAGGCGGAAAGACTGCAAGCTCTGTTCAAGGAAGTACATTCTGAAGTTAAGAAAAAGTACCCGGAACTGCCCGACGATATTAAGTTGTTTGTCAACGATAATCCTTCGCCCAACGCCTTTGCCATAGGCCGCAAGACGGTATGCCTGAACAAAGGTATTTTGGGTTTTTCAGACGAGCAAATCAAAGGCATTTTCGCTCACGAACTGGCACATCTGGCCCATAAGGACACCGACCTGCTTTTGGTGATCACCATAGGCAACTTCATCATCACAGCAATATTCTTCATCACAAGGGTATTTCTAAGACTAACGGGCACACTGGTGGCGATAGTAAACGAAAGTTTCGGGGCGTGGATAACCACAGTACTGCTTGATCTTGTCCTGGTTGCGGCAATGGCACTTTGGACGAAGCTGGGCGTGCTTCTGGTCATGTATTCATCGAGGCAAAACGAGTACGAGGCGGACAAGCTGGCCGCCGAGACCGGCTACGGGGAAAACCTGATTTCTGCACTAACTGAGCTAAAAAAATACGATATTGCGGAAAAAGGGATTTTGGCCTCACTCGCCGCCAGCCATCCGGACACAGAGGACCGCATAGCAAAACTGAAGCAGCTTTTGGCGGGAGGTGTTTAA
- a CDS encoding type II secretion system F family protein has translation MIGGVISAIAVMFMVVLLFLGIKIVTEKGYSATRFGLQRYDPQKDEHLQKAKKVHTKKKERLKMSLSQRVGLILSGGFFLGFVAFAVTGSGVITTISALGGFLMPLLREKRIIKSKERLYSSQVEQAMETISMVIRSGGDITEGMERAAKEVGEPFRAVLLKAVDELRLGKPEVEVFQEMAAKTPVPELEMLSIATMLKKEGLVINTTNVMSSIQHSIRERQAYTEEVRVMTTENRLAVWIVSIIPFVLIAIMRNLMPGFRETLFENALGIVFSFLMFTTIIGGVAWALNIADVEKELL, from the coding sequence TTGATAGGAGGCGTAATATCCGCCATAGCCGTAATGTTTATGGTGGTATTGTTGTTTTTAGGCATCAAGATAGTAACGGAAAAAGGTTATTCCGCAACCCGGTTCGGTTTGCAAAGATATGACCCTCAAAAAGACGAGCACCTGCAAAAAGCCAAAAAGGTTCACACCAAGAAGAAAGAACGGCTTAAAATGTCGCTGTCTCAAAGAGTGGGTTTGATATTGAGCGGCGGTTTTTTTCTGGGCTTTGTGGCTTTTGCCGTCACGGGGAGCGGTGTAATTACAACTATCTCTGCTCTGGGCGGTTTTTTGATGCCCTTGTTGCGGGAAAAGAGAATCATAAAGTCCAAAGAGAGGCTGTATTCCTCTCAGGTTGAGCAGGCGATGGAGACCATATCAATGGTCATCAGATCGGGCGGCGACATAACCGAAGGCATGGAACGTGCAGCCAAAGAAGTGGGGGAGCCGTTCCGGGCCGTATTGCTTAAAGCTGTTGACGAACTGCGGTTGGGCAAGCCAGAGGTGGAAGTTTTTCAGGAGATGGCTGCCAAAACCCCTGTTCCCGAACTGGAGATGTTATCTATTGCAACGATGTTGAAAAAAGAGGGTTTGGTAATAAACACCACCAACGTTATGAGCAGTATTCAGCACAGCATACGGGAAAGACAGGCTTACACCGAAGAAGTGCGGGTAATGACCACCGAGAACCGCCTGGCCGTTTGGATAGTATCCATTATACCCTTTGTGCTGATTGCCATAATGCGAAACCTTATGCCCGGCTTCCGGGAAACGCTTTTTGAAAATGCTTTGGGGATAGTCTTTTCTTTTCTTATGTTTACAACCATCATCGGAGGTGTGGCATGGGCGTTGAATATAGCGGACGTAGAGAAGGAGCTGCTGTAA
- a CDS encoding TIGR00266 family protein, with protein MGAADVISYRIYGDDMQLVEIELDPGEGVRAEAGAMTYMTQGIEMSTSSSGGIMGGLKRVITGESFFIISFINNGRGKQQVAFGSPYPGKIIPLQLRELGGTFLCQKDSYLCSALGIEINVAFTKKIGAGFFGGEGFILQKLSGDGLAFVHAGGTVIKKELAPGETLRVDTGCLVAFASTVDYDITMVRGFKNMLFGGEGLFLATLTGPGLVYIQSLPLSRLADRIAAATRVGGRREEQTGRGSIAGSKKGIFGRKYFSNFED; from the coding sequence TTGGGAGCGGCCGATGTTATTTCCTACAGAATCTATGGTGATGACATGCAGTTGGTGGAAATAGAACTGGATCCCGGCGAAGGAGTCAGGGCTGAAGCAGGAGCCATGACTTATATGACTCAGGGAATCGAAATGTCTACCTCGTCCAGCGGTGGGATAATGGGCGGTCTGAAAAGGGTTATAACTGGAGAGAGCTTCTTTATAATCAGTTTTATTAATAATGGAAGAGGCAAACAGCAGGTGGCTTTTGGATCACCCTATCCCGGCAAGATCATTCCTTTGCAATTGAGAGAATTGGGCGGCACTTTCCTGTGTCAAAAAGATTCTTATCTTTGTTCGGCCCTGGGTATAGAAATTAATGTTGCCTTTACAAAGAAGATCGGTGCCGGTTTCTTCGGAGGCGAGGGCTTTATCCTGCAAAAACTGAGCGGTGACGGCCTGGCCTTTGTTCATGCGGGAGGGACCGTTATCAAGAAAGAGCTGGCTCCCGGTGAAACCTTGCGGGTAGACACAGGCTGTCTTGTTGCATTTGCTTCCACAGTAGATTATGACATCACTATGGTGAGGGGCTTTAAGAATATGCTTTTCGGAGGTGAGGGATTATTCCTGGCGACTTTGACGGGGCCTGGGCTTGTCTACATCCAAAGCCTGCCTTTATCACGCCTGGCTGACCGAATTGCTGCGGCGACCCGTGTCGGAGGGAGGAGGGAAGAACAAACAGGGCGGGGCAGCATCGCCGGAAGTAAGAAGGGAATATTTGGCAGAAAATATTTTTCAAATTTTGAAGATTAA